Genomic segment of Angustibacter sp. Root456:
TCGGGCTGGCGCAGCCGCGTCATCACCGGCACGGCGAGGTGGGTGAAGCGGTGCAGCTCGTCGCCGGTGCGCACGGCCCAGGCGACCTTGCGGTCGAAGCGGTGCTCGGCCTCGCGGGCGACGCCCACGCGCTGGTCGCGGGTCTGCTCGCGCCAGCCCTGCACGCGGCCGGCCAGGGCCTGCGCGCGCTCGGCCTCGGTGGCGTCGTCGTTGAGGCTCGGCGCCTCGAGCGGGACGACGACGGTGATCTCCTCGCGGTCGACGACGACCTCGGCGGCGCCGTCGACGGTCCAGTCCTGTGGCAGGCGCCCGGTGAACCAGGCGCGGACCTCTGCCGCTGCTTCTGCAGTCATGTAAGCATGATTACTCGCTTACACCTGAGGGTCTAGCGGGGTTCGCTGTGGGCGAGCAGCACGTCACGGGTCACCTCGAGCTGGCCGCGATGCTGGGCCAGCTCCTCGTAGACGTGCAGGAACACCGCGCCCTGCGTCCGCGCGCGGAAGGCGTCGTCCCGCTCCGGGTCGGCCGGCGGGGCGGCCGGCGGCTGGTCGAGCCGGGCGGCCGCGAAGTCCTCGTGCAGCTGCCGCCGCGCCTGCTCCAGGCGGTCGAGCAGGCCCGCCACCTCACCGCTGGCCCGGAACTCGGCCGGGCGGTCGCGGTTGCTGGGCCGGCCGTGCACCACGTGGCCGCCCCAGAACTCCATCACGGCGAGGCAGTGCGTGACCACCGCGTACGGCGAGTTGGCGCCCGGGGTGTCGAGCCGGCGTCCGGCGTGCGCGTCGCCGAGCTCGCGCAGGATCTCGGCGAGGCCGTCGAGGGCGTCGTCGACGAAGTGCAGGTAGCTCGTGGTGTCGATCACGAGGAGGCCTTTCGACGGAGCAGCCAGCGCTCGGTCCACGAGCGGGGTTCGACGAACGGCCCCGCCAGGAAGCGCACTGGTGGCGTCACGAGGACCACGGCCATCACCAGTGCCGCGAGAACGGCGACGCTTGCCGCCACGGTCGGTGCCCCCTCGCGCGGCCACTCGGTCCAGCGCAGCACCGTCAGCAGGGGCAGGTGGATCAGGTAGGGGAACATCGTGTGGCGACCGGCCTCGGCGAACCAGCGCCCGACCGCCGTCGGTGCGCCGGGCTTGCCCGGCACCGCGAGCATCAGGCCGACGGCGAGCACCGCCGAGATCAGCAGCGCGCCGGTGCGGTAGACCATGCCGTGCAGCGCGCCCTGGTGCAGCGCCGCGTAGGAGTCACGACCGAAGAAGATCGTGCGGTCGAACCCGACCTCCTGCACGCCGACCCACACCGCGCCGGCGAGCAGCACGAGCAGGCCGCAGATGCGCGCCCCACGACGCTGCCGCCAGAGCGCCACGCGGTCGACGAGCCACGGGCCTGCGACGAAGAGCGGCAGGAAGAACGCGATGCGCGACAGCGACAGCAGGCCGCCGATCTTCGAGCTCAGACCCGCCAGCAAAGCGACCGCCAGCGCAGCGGCGACGGGCGCACGCAGGCCCTGGAACCACGGCATCAGCAGCCGCCAGCCCGCCAGCGCGACGAGGAACCACAGTCCGAAGGTCTGGCTGGTGAACGACCACGACGGGTGCGACCCCTCGAACACGTGATTGACCGCGAACGCGATGAGCTGGAACAGCACGTACGGCACGAGCAGCTGCCACACGATGCGGGTCAGCCCCTGACCCCTGGCCTGCAGGCGGCGCGCACCCCAGCCGGCCAAGAGCACGAGCGCAGGGATGTGGAAGACGTACAGGTAGTCCGAGATCGCCACGGCGACACCGCTGCGCCCGCGCACGAGCCCGACGAAGTGCCCCGCGAGCACGAGCGCGATCGCCACCCACCGGGTCTGGTCGACCCACGTCTGACGCACCTTCGGTGGTGCGGCGGCGGGCGGCTCGGACGGCGCAGGGTCGGCCGCGCTCGTGGAGGGTGCGGTGTGGCTGCTCATCGGATCCTTCGTCGGCGATGCGGGCGAACCCACCCTAGGGGCGGTGGCCGTTCCCAGAAACCGGTGGCACAGTCATGCCCGTGTTCTTGCGCCGCAAGCCCGCCGCCACGATGTCGCTGTGGTGCGTCGTCGGCGCGGCCGAGCTCGAGGCCCTCGCGGCCACCGGCTGGAGCACGTGGCCGCAGCGCGGTGCGGACGACGTCACGGTCGACGCCTTCACCCTGCGCACCGACGCGGTGCGCGTCCTGCGCGAGG
This window contains:
- a CDS encoding DUF664 domain-containing protein, translating into MIDTTSYLHFVDDALDGLAEILRELGDAHAGRRLDTPGANSPYAVVTHCLAVMEFWGGHVVHGRPSNRDRPAEFRASGEVAGLLDRLEQARRQLHEDFAAARLDQPPAAPPADPERDDAFRARTQGAVFLHVYEELAQHRGQLEVTRDVLLAHSEPR
- a CDS encoding acyltransferase family protein, producing MSSHTAPSTSAADPAPSEPPAAAPPKVRQTWVDQTRWVAIALVLAGHFVGLVRGRSGVAVAISDYLYVFHIPALVLLAGWGARRLQARGQGLTRIVWQLLVPYVLFQLIAFAVNHVFEGSHPSWSFTSQTFGLWFLVALAGWRLLMPWFQGLRAPVAAALAVALLAGLSSKIGGLLSLSRIAFFLPLFVAGPWLVDRVALWRQRRGARICGLLVLLAGAVWVGVQEVGFDRTIFFGRDSYAALHQGALHGMVYRTGALLISAVLAVGLMLAVPGKPGAPTAVGRWFAEAGRHTMFPYLIHLPLLTVLRWTEWPREGAPTVAASVAVLAALVMAVVLVTPPVRFLAGPFVEPRSWTERWLLRRKASS